In Serratia sp. FDAARGOS_506, a genomic segment contains:
- the rcsA gene encoding transcriptional regulator RcsA — MPTIIMDSCSYTRLGLTDYLTSHGVKKRHINAIEDIDSLHEKCSKLNPSLVFINEDCFIHEANATERIKRVISLHPDTLFFIFMAITNVHFDDYLYVRKNVIISSKSIKPETMNQLLSHYLEKTSMRTEKSSLDQTPVTLSQTESNMLRMWMSGQGTIQISDQMQIKAKTVSSHKGNIKRKIKTHNKQIIYHVVRLTDTLTSGIFVNSR, encoded by the coding sequence ATGCCAACGATTATCATGGATTCATGTAGCTATACCAGACTGGGGTTAACCGACTATCTGACTTCGCATGGCGTGAAGAAGCGCCATATTAATGCCATCGAGGATATTGACAGCCTGCATGAAAAATGCAGCAAGTTGAATCCTAGCCTGGTGTTTATTAACGAGGACTGCTTCATCCACGAAGCAAACGCCACCGAGCGAATAAAACGGGTGATTTCACTGCACCCGGATACGTTATTCTTCATCTTCATGGCTATTACCAATGTACATTTCGACGATTATTTATATGTTCGCAAGAATGTCATCATATCGTCAAAATCCATCAAGCCAGAGACGATGAATCAGTTACTTAGCCACTATCTCGAGAAAACGTCCATGCGGACGGAGAAATCCTCTCTGGACCAAACGCCGGTAACGCTGAGCCAGACCGAATCGAACATGCTACGCATGTGGATGTCCGGTCAAGGCACCATCCAGATATCAGACCAGATGCAAATAAAGGCCAAAACGGTTTCTTCCCACAAAGGAAACATCAAGCGGAAAATAAAGACGCACAACAAGCAGATCATTTACCACGTTGTTCGTTTGACCGATACGCTGACCAGTGGAATATTTGTCAATAGCCGTTAA
- the dsrB gene encoding protein DsrB, producing MQVNDRVTVKTDGGPRREGVVLAVEVFNEGTMYLVSLEDYPAGVWFFNEIDSRDGTFVEPCREHGQ from the coding sequence ATGCAGGTTAACGATCGAGTGACGGTAAAAACAGATGGTGGCCCGCGGCGCGAAGGCGTCGTTCTGGCCGTAGAGGTGTTCAACGAAGGCACCATGTATCTGGTTTCTCTTGAGGATTACCCGGCGGGCGTATGGTTTTTTAATGAAATCGACAGCCGTGACGGCACGTTTGTGGAGCCTTGTCGCGAGCATGGACAGTAA
- the cspE gene encoding transcription antiterminator/RNA stability regulator CspE, translated as MSNLIKGQVKWFNEAKGFGFITPADGSKDVFVHFSAIQDQGFKTLAEGQNVQFSIENGAKGPSAANVTAI; from the coding sequence ATGTCTAACCTGATCAAAGGTCAAGTGAAGTGGTTCAACGAAGCTAAAGGTTTTGGTTTCATCACCCCAGCAGACGGCAGCAAAGACGTATTCGTACACTTCTCTGCTATCCAGGATCAAGGCTTCAAGACCCTGGCTGAAGGCCAGAACGTACAGTTCTCTATCGAGAACGGTGCGAAAGGTCCATCTGCGGCTAACGTTACCGCTATCTAA
- a CDS encoding NAD(P)H-quinone oxidoreductase — MSTNATLPGTMKAIEISQPGAPEVLVVTERPVPVPQAGELLVKIAAAGVNRPDVLQRQGSYAPPPGASDIPGLEIAGEVVAVGEGVTHFALGDRVCALIAGGGYAEYCTVHESNALPVPTGLSLTEAAALPETFFTVWVNVFQRGHLKAGETVLIHGGTSGIGTVATMLAKAFCAQVITTVGSEEKRQASLALGADVAINYRSEDFVARTKDVTDGKGADVIVDLIAGDYVAKNYQAAAMEGRIVQIGTQNGVVKELNLMPLLLKRLTHTGSTLRSRSVADKAQIAAELREKVWPLLERGVLKPQIFKTFPLEQAAAAHALMESSEHIGKIMLTF, encoded by the coding sequence ATGTCAACAAATGCAACGCTGCCCGGCACAATGAAAGCGATTGAAATCAGCCAACCGGGCGCCCCCGAGGTTCTGGTCGTCACCGAACGTCCGGTGCCCGTTCCACAAGCGGGCGAACTTCTGGTGAAAATCGCCGCCGCCGGCGTTAATCGTCCCGACGTACTGCAGCGCCAGGGGAGCTATGCGCCACCGCCCGGCGCTTCGGATATTCCCGGCCTGGAAATCGCCGGCGAAGTGGTCGCCGTCGGTGAAGGCGTGACTCATTTCGCACTCGGCGACCGGGTTTGCGCCCTGATCGCCGGCGGCGGCTATGCCGAATACTGCACCGTGCATGAAAGCAATGCTTTGCCGGTACCGACGGGGCTGAGCTTGACCGAGGCCGCCGCGCTGCCGGAAACCTTCTTTACCGTCTGGGTCAACGTGTTCCAGCGTGGCCACCTTAAAGCCGGCGAAACCGTGTTGATCCACGGTGGCACCTCCGGTATCGGCACGGTCGCCACCATGCTGGCGAAGGCCTTCTGCGCACAGGTAATCACCACTGTCGGCTCCGAAGAAAAGCGCCAAGCCAGCCTGGCACTGGGCGCCGACGTAGCGATTAACTACCGCAGCGAAGATTTTGTCGCACGCACCAAAGACGTCACCGACGGCAAAGGCGCCGACGTGATAGTCGATCTGATCGCCGGCGACTATGTAGCCAAGAACTATCAGGCCGCAGCGATGGAAGGCCGTATCGTGCAAATCGGCACGCAAAATGGCGTGGTAAAAGAGCTCAATCTGATGCCGCTGCTGTTGAAACGCCTGACCCATACCGGTTCGACGCTACGCTCGCGCAGCGTCGCGGACAAGGCGCAGATTGCCGCAGAACTGCGCGAGAAGGTTTGGCCGCTGCTGGAGCGCGGCGTGCTGAAGCCGCAAATATTTAAAACCTTCCCGCTCGAGCAGGCCGCCGCCGCGCATGCGCTGATGGAGTCCAGCGAGCACATCGGCAAGATCATGCTGACGTTCTGA
- a CDS encoding SDR family oxidoreductase, which translates to MNAKRQALVIGANGVIGRRLIEELTGQGWPVVGVSRRGGQPAPGVCDLKVDLLDAAATRDALRPLSAVSHVFYAAYQDAPDWAGLVAPNLQMLQNVVEGLEPIAPALEHVSLMQGYKVYGAHLGPFKTPARESDAGHMPPEFNVAQQQYLERRQAGKRWHWSAIRPSVVGGFSLGNPMNLALSIAVYASISKALGLPLRFPGKPGAYHSLLEMTDAGLLARATLWAAIEPAAANQAFNINNGDLFRWSDMWPKIAAYFGLDCAPPLPMPLESMMADKAPLWRELVQRHQLTEPDYRAVSGWRFADFVFSWDYDMFADGSKARRFGFHQFVDTEAMFFSLFDEFRRRGIIP; encoded by the coding sequence ATGAATGCAAAGCGGCAGGCGTTAGTGATCGGCGCCAATGGCGTGATAGGGCGCCGTTTGATTGAGGAACTGACCGGTCAGGGCTGGCCCGTGGTGGGCGTCTCGCGCCGGGGTGGGCAACCGGCACCTGGGGTATGCGACCTAAAGGTAGATCTGCTGGATGCGGCGGCGACGCGCGACGCGCTGCGGCCGCTGAGCGCGGTTAGCCACGTTTTCTATGCCGCCTACCAGGATGCGCCGGATTGGGCGGGCCTGGTGGCGCCCAATCTGCAGATGTTGCAAAACGTCGTCGAGGGGTTGGAGCCGATCGCACCGGCGTTGGAGCATGTCAGCCTGATGCAGGGCTATAAGGTATATGGCGCTCATTTGGGGCCGTTTAAAACGCCGGCTCGTGAAAGCGACGCCGGGCATATGCCGCCGGAGTTTAACGTGGCGCAACAGCAGTATCTGGAGCGGCGTCAGGCCGGCAAACGTTGGCATTGGAGCGCCATTCGCCCGAGCGTGGTGGGGGGCTTCTCGCTCGGCAACCCGATGAATCTGGCGTTAAGCATCGCGGTCTACGCGTCGATCAGTAAAGCGCTCGGCCTGCCGCTGCGCTTCCCTGGTAAGCCGGGCGCTTATCACAGCCTGTTGGAAATGACCGACGCCGGGCTGTTGGCGCGCGCCACGCTGTGGGCGGCGATCGAACCGGCAGCGGCTAATCAGGCGTTTAATATCAACAATGGCGATCTTTTCCGTTGGAGCGACATGTGGCCGAAGATTGCCGCTTACTTCGGATTGGACTGCGCGCCGCCGCTGCCGATGCCGCTGGAGAGCATGATGGCGGATAAAGCGCCGCTGTGGCGAGAGCTGGTGCAACGGCACCAATTGACCGAACCGGACTATCGCGCGGTGAGCGGCTGGCGTTTCGCCGATTTCGTTTTTTCCTGGGACTATGACATGTTCGCGGACGGCAGCAAGGCGCGGCGATTCGGTTTCCATCAGTTTGTCGACACCGAAGCCATGTTTTTCTCGCTGTTCGATGAGTTCCGCCGCCGCGGGATTATTCCCTGA
- a CDS encoding LysR family transcriptional regulator: protein MDKLNAMKTFMRVAELGSLSAAARDLRLTQPAVSQQIAGLEQQLGAQLLFRSTRAVTLTDAGNDYYLRLKPILAAVDEAEEALHGQRHRLQGNLRIHAPTGFGQRHVTPLAIAFQQRHPDLTIELLLDDRRADVIGEGIDVALRFGELHAPGMVAKRLGELQRLLVASPAYLAKHGVPRSPAELAKHAHIRYSGLNDGDTLTLIGPHGPEIVALQPIFRANNTLSLLTAIEAGLGVGGAQRPLIGEQLATGALVPVLPEYRYPPMALHAVYPALRFIPEKVRAWVAHLQQALTAIEGISGVNAPGQTPGA from the coding sequence ATGGATAAGCTGAACGCAATGAAAACCTTTATGCGGGTGGCGGAGCTGGGCAGCTTGTCGGCCGCCGCTCGCGATCTGCGTTTGACGCAGCCGGCGGTCAGTCAACAAATCGCCGGCCTGGAGCAGCAACTGGGGGCCCAACTGCTGTTTCGCAGCACCCGGGCGGTCACCCTGACCGATGCCGGCAATGATTACTACTTGCGCCTCAAACCGATTCTGGCGGCAGTCGACGAAGCGGAAGAAGCATTGCACGGCCAGCGCCACCGGCTGCAGGGCAACCTGCGCATTCACGCACCGACCGGGTTCGGGCAACGCCACGTCACGCCGCTGGCCATCGCATTCCAGCAGCGCCATCCGGATCTCACCATCGAGCTGCTGCTGGACGATCGCCGCGCCGACGTGATAGGTGAAGGCATCGACGTGGCGTTGCGCTTCGGCGAACTGCACGCGCCCGGCATGGTGGCGAAACGCCTGGGTGAACTGCAACGCCTGCTGGTGGCATCACCGGCCTATCTGGCAAAGCACGGCGTGCCACGCTCGCCGGCAGAGTTGGCAAAGCATGCGCACATTCGTTACAGCGGTTTGAACGACGGCGATACGCTCACCCTGATCGGCCCGCACGGCCCCGAGATAGTGGCTCTACAGCCCATCTTCCGCGCCAATAATACGCTATCGCTGCTGACGGCTATCGAGGCAGGGCTCGGTGTCGGCGGCGCTCAGCGGCCCTTGATCGGCGAGCAACTGGCGACAGGGGCGCTGGTGCCCGTCTTGCCGGAATACCGCTATCCGCCCATGGCGCTGCACGCGGTCTATCCCGCTTTACGTTTTATTCCGGAGAAAGTGCGCGCCTGGGTGGCGCATCTGCAACAGGCGTTAACGGCGATTGAGGGGATCAGCGGAGTGAATGCCCCCGGCCAGACGCCGGGAGCATAA
- a CDS encoding YidB family protein, producing MGLFDSVLGNILGGGANGKGIDYIAIMQWVEQQGGLQAILDKFRQGQFGDIVGSWLGNGENQPITGDHVQQALGSDAINQLAEKLGVDPAQASSTIAQFLPTVADAASPNGEVQQDSNELGDMVGKLFK from the coding sequence ATGGGTCTGTTCGATAGCGTATTGGGTAACATTCTGGGCGGCGGCGCCAACGGTAAAGGCATCGATTATATCGCCATTATGCAGTGGGTTGAGCAACAAGGTGGCCTGCAGGCCATTTTGGACAAGTTCCGCCAGGGGCAGTTCGGCGATATCGTCGGTTCCTGGCTCGGCAATGGTGAAAACCAGCCAATTACCGGCGATCATGTACAGCAGGCGCTGGGTAGTGACGCGATCAATCAACTGGCTGAAAAACTGGGTGTTGATCCGGCCCAAGCCTCCAGCACCATTGCACAGTTCTTGCCAACGGTTGCGGATGCCGCCTCGCCAAATGGCGAAGTGCAGCAAGACAGCAATGAACTCGGCGATATGGTCGGCAAACTGTTCAAATAA
- a CDS encoding GlsB/YeaQ/YmgE family stress response membrane protein: MGIISWIIFGLIAGILAKWIMPGKDGGGFIMTVVLGVVGAVVGGYISTFFGMGRVDGFNLGSFVVAVIGALVVLFVYRKIKG, translated from the coding sequence ATGGGCATCATTTCCTGGATCATTTTTGGTTTAATCGCCGGTATCCTGGCCAAATGGATTATGCCGGGCAAAGACGGCGGCGGGTTTATTATGACCGTAGTACTGGGGGTCGTGGGCGCCGTGGTCGGCGGCTATATCAGCACCTTCTTCGGTATGGGTCGCGTTGACGGTTTTAACCTGGGCAGCTTTGTGGTGGCGGTAATCGGTGCCTTGGTGGTGCTTTTTGTCTACAGGAAGATCAAAGGCTAA
- a CDS encoding YqjD family protein — translation MSYENDDLNGVEQPSDYVKVTACEVSSGVKAALEQSCACIKDNPWAGIGAGAVVGLVIGFLLGKR, via the coding sequence ATGTCATATGAAAATGACGATCTAAACGGTGTTGAGCAACCGAGCGACTACGTGAAAGTCACCGCCTGCGAAGTGAGCAGCGGCGTAAAAGCAGCGCTCGAGCAATCATGTGCCTGCATCAAGGATAATCCTTGGGCGGGGATAGGCGCCGGCGCCGTCGTGGGCCTGGTAATAGGATTTCTGTTAGGCAAAAGGTAA
- a CDS encoding Kdo(2)-lipid IV(A) acyltransferase → MLFNQRFEREFLRPRYWSLWIGLGILYLLVLLPYPFIYRLGHGLGRIAMRLMKRRVKIARRNLELCFPAMPTAEREALIVKNFESVGMGLFEVGMAWFWPDWRIARWFKVSGMENMQLARQDGKGVLLIGLHFLTLELGARIFGMQNPGIGVHRPHNNKLMEWVQTRGRLRSNKFMLDRKDIKGMIRNLKQGEILWYAPDHDYGPQSSVFAPFFAVENAATTTGTFILARMGRPSIVPFVPRRLPNAQGYELIVQPPLKDFPLDDETRAAALMNRVVEEQVLLAPDQYMWLHRRFKTRPPGEPSLY, encoded by the coding sequence ATGCTTTTTAACCAACGCTTTGAGCGCGAATTCTTGCGCCCTCGTTATTGGTCGCTGTGGATAGGGCTGGGAATACTCTATCTTTTGGTGTTACTGCCCTACCCGTTCATATATCGGCTTGGACACGGCCTCGGCAGAATAGCCATGCGCCTGATGAAACGTCGGGTAAAAATAGCACGCCGCAATTTAGAGCTCTGCTTCCCCGCTATGCCCACCGCCGAACGCGAGGCGTTGATCGTCAAAAATTTTGAGTCCGTCGGCATGGGCTTGTTTGAAGTCGGCATGGCCTGGTTCTGGCCCGACTGGCGCATCGCCCGCTGGTTCAAGGTAAGCGGCATGGAAAACATGCAATTGGCGCGTCAGGACGGGAAAGGCGTTTTGCTGATCGGTCTGCATTTCCTGACGCTGGAACTGGGCGCGCGCATTTTCGGCATGCAAAACCCCGGCATCGGCGTACATCGCCCGCACAACAACAAGCTGATGGAGTGGGTACAGACCCGCGGCCGGTTGCGCTCGAATAAATTCATGCTCGATCGTAAGGATATCAAAGGCATGATCCGCAACCTGAAACAGGGTGAAATCCTGTGGTACGCGCCGGATCACGATTACGGCCCGCAAAGCAGCGTGTTCGCGCCGTTCTTTGCCGTGGAAAACGCCGCCACGACGACCGGTACTTTCATCCTGGCGCGCATGGGGCGGCCGTCGATCGTGCCTTTCGTGCCGCGCCGCCTGCCGAATGCGCAGGGCTACGAGCTGATCGTTCAGCCACCGCTGAAGGACTTCCCGCTGGATGATGAAACGCGTGCAGCGGCCTTGATGAACCGCGTGGTGGAAGAGCAGGTGCTGTTGGCGCCCGATCAGTACATGTGGTTGCACCGCCGCTTTAAAACCCGCCCACCCGGTGAACCTTCGCTGTATTAA
- a CDS encoding VOC family protein, translating into MLVQPYLFFSGNCEQAINFYVQQLNAKIEMVMRYKDMPEEARQGGPQDVNPEAIMHARLLIGDGVLMASDGCPQDDSGGASHKGFSLSLNPSDAEQGRKLFDNLAQGGQVTMPYQATFWAKGFGMLTDKFGVNWMINVE; encoded by the coding sequence ATGCTGGTACAACCCTATCTGTTTTTCAGCGGTAACTGTGAGCAAGCGATTAACTTCTACGTGCAGCAATTGAATGCCAAAATTGAAATGGTCATGCGCTACAAAGACATGCCAGAAGAAGCCCGCCAAGGTGGGCCACAAGATGTCAACCCGGAGGCGATCATGCATGCACGCCTGCTGATCGGCGACGGCGTGCTGATGGCCTCCGACGGCTGTCCGCAGGATGACAGCGGCGGCGCTTCCCATAAAGGCTTCTCGCTGTCTCTGAACCCCAGCGATGCGGAGCAAGGGCGCAAGCTGTTCGATAATCTGGCGCAGGGCGGCCAGGTGACGATGCCTTACCAAGCCACCTTTTGGGCCAAAGGTTTCGGCATGCTGACCGATAAATTCGGCGTCAACTGGATGATCAATGTCGAATAA
- a CDS encoding sensor domain-containing diguanylate cyclase — protein MTQQQPIQDAVPPRSVKSSPLLFQAGVFVIIVAATLILFNSWQIWSGHQRDLRSAEHESANLARSLAQHADDTFMQVDGNLLDLTERIQTDGLGSSQLTRLQRVMQTQVGNLPQLHGLFIYDARGRWMATSSGKFIKNANNADRDYFKYHQNRDGGGLYIGKVIRSRTTGDLIIPVSRRFNNPDGSFGGVVLATLYVDYFRQFYDSFALNTDASLNLLLADGTILYRRPYSAASIGKNIAKGVLFSEILPHSEFGNATITSLYDKVERIYGYSRVNRFPLVIAAGLSKRDALADWRTDAGLFAAGGLSLLAILLAMGMVLLRQIKHSMQTEAELMRTRDQLTSINQMLEELALLDGLTGLANRRQFDIALKNELARASRNYRSVALLMLDIDYFKQYNDSYGHVAGDQCLQQIGQTLKGLACRSNDILARYGGEEMGIILPDTDVQGALIFAERVINAVRDLKIPHQGNPHGIVTISIGICAKVPHMYNDTPISFINEADSALYQAKKKGKNCIYGA, from the coding sequence ATGACTCAGCAGCAACCCATACAGGATGCCGTGCCACCGCGCAGCGTTAAAAGCTCTCCATTATTATTTCAGGCCGGCGTGTTTGTCATCATCGTTGCCGCCACGCTGATCCTTTTCAACAGCTGGCAAATCTGGAGCGGGCACCAACGCGATCTGCGCAGCGCCGAACATGAATCCGCCAACCTCGCCCGATCGCTGGCGCAGCACGCCGACGATACCTTCATGCAGGTAGACGGCAATCTGCTCGATCTGACCGAACGCATCCAGACCGATGGGCTGGGCTCATCGCAGCTAACGCGACTGCAGCGGGTGATGCAGACGCAGGTCGGCAACCTGCCGCAGCTGCATGGGCTATTTATCTATGATGCCCGCGGCCGCTGGATGGCGACCTCCTCGGGCAAGTTCATCAAGAACGCCAACAACGCCGATCGCGATTACTTCAAATACCATCAAAACCGCGACGGCGGCGGTCTGTACATCGGCAAGGTGATCCGCAGCCGCACCACCGGCGATCTGATCATCCCCGTTTCGCGGCGTTTCAACAACCCGGACGGCAGCTTTGGCGGCGTGGTGCTTGCGACGCTTTACGTCGATTATTTCCGCCAGTTTTACGACAGTTTCGCCCTCAACACCGACGCCTCGTTGAACCTGCTGCTGGCGGACGGCACCATCCTTTACCGCCGTCCTTACTCGGCGGCCTCGATCGGTAAAAACATCGCCAAGGGCGTGCTGTTCAGTGAGATTTTGCCGCATTCGGAGTTCGGCAACGCCACCATCACTTCGTTGTACGACAAAGTGGAGCGCATCTACGGCTATTCGCGGGTCAATCGTTTTCCGCTGGTGATCGCCGCCGGGCTGTCAAAACGCGACGCCTTAGCGGACTGGCGCACCGACGCCGGCCTGTTCGCCGCCGGCGGCCTCTCTCTGCTGGCGATCCTGCTGGCGATGGGTATGGTGCTGCTGCGGCAAATCAAACACAGCATGCAAACCGAAGCCGAGCTGATGCGCACTCGCGATCAGCTGACCAGCATCAACCAGATGCTCGAAGAATTGGCGCTGTTGGACGGCCTGACCGGTCTGGCCAACCGCCGCCAATTTGATATCGCGCTGAAAAATGAGCTGGCGCGCGCCTCGCGCAACTACCGCAGCGTGGCGCTATTGATGCTGGATATCGACTACTTCAAACAGTACAACGACAGCTATGGCCACGTCGCCGGCGATCAGTGCCTGCAGCAGATCGGTCAAACGCTGAAAGGATTGGCTTGCCGTAGCAACGACATTCTGGCGCGCTACGGCGGCGAAGAGATGGGAATTATCCTGCCGGATACCGACGTGCAAGGCGCGCTGATTTTCGCCGAGCGCGTCATCAACGCGGTTCGCGATCTGAAGATTCCACATCAGGGCAACCCACACGGCATCGTCACGATCAGCATCGGCATCTGCGCCAAAGTGCCACATATGTACAACGATACGCCAATCAGCTTTATCAATGAGGCGGACAGCGCGCTGTACCAGGCCAAGAAAAAGGGTAAAAACTGCATTTACGGCGCTTAA
- a CDS encoding Kdo hydroxylase family protein, translating into MPTGDITREQAVLTLPLQQWAAEEASSAVSELEQGKVLFLPELAFHLSEQEMPLLDPALVDPKRKNISYQPLSGKLTGVAVAERQQQVQQLLERYYQSCRQLIAGLLPEYQEALHHPTGSLRLHPVSAWRAASSWRKDDSRLHVDAFPSRPNYGERILRIFTNINPHGENRQWRVGEPFPELAERFMPRLARYSALSSWLQHQVRITKSRRSHYDHLMLQLHDAMKADGDYQQRGPQLALAFPPGSSWICFSDQTPHAAMGGQFMLEQTFLLPVNKMQDPQRSPLKVLEQLRGQPLI; encoded by the coding sequence ATGCCTACTGGCGATATTACGCGTGAACAGGCCGTTCTGACGCTGCCGTTGCAACAATGGGCGGCAGAGGAAGCGTCCAGCGCGGTCAGCGAACTGGAGCAGGGCAAAGTGCTGTTTCTGCCTGAGCTGGCCTTCCACCTGTCTGAGCAGGAAATGCCGCTGCTGGATCCGGCGTTGGTCGATCCGAAGCGCAAAAACATCAGCTATCAGCCATTGTCCGGCAAGCTGACCGGCGTCGCCGTCGCGGAGCGTCAGCAGCAAGTTCAGCAACTGCTGGAGCGCTATTACCAATCCTGCCGCCAGCTGATCGCCGGGCTGTTGCCCGAGTATCAGGAAGCGCTGCATCACCCAACCGGCAGCCTGCGTTTGCATCCGGTTTCCGCCTGGCGGGCGGCCAGCTCCTGGCGCAAAGACGACAGCCGGTTGCACGTCGACGCTTTCCCGTCGCGCCCGAACTACGGCGAACGCATTCTGCGTATTTTCACCAATATCAATCCGCACGGTGAAAATCGCCAATGGCGCGTCGGTGAACCTTTTCCTGAGCTGGCGGAACGTTTTATGCCGCGTCTGGCTCGCTATTCGGCGTTAAGCAGCTGGCTGCAGCATCAAGTGCGCATCACCAAAAGCCGCCGCAGCCATTATGACCACCTTATGCTGCAGTTGCATGACGCCATGAAGGCCGACGGCGATTATCAGCAGCGAGGCCCACAGCTGGCGCTGGCGTTCCCGCCGGGCAGCAGCTGGATTTGCTTCTCGGATCAAACGCCCCATGCCGCGATGGGCGGCCAGTTTATGCTGGAACAAACCTTCCTGTTGCCGGTCAATAAAATGCAGGATCCACAGCGTTCACCGCTGAAAGTGCTGGAACAGCTGCGCGGTCAGCCGTTGATCTGA